The Chthoniobacterales bacterium genomic sequence TTGACGATTTTGAAATCGTAGGTGTTGCCGACAAACTGGTTGAGGTCCTTCGGCGGGATGATGTCGATCTGCGAGGAGGGAAGGAATGCTTCGACCCCGATGTTGACCAGGAGGCCGCCTTTGACCACGGCTTTGACGCGGCCCTTGATGATGCCCTCGTTTTGGAAAACTTTGCTGATTTTGTCCCAGTTCTGGCGGTAGGCGGCCTTTTCTTTCGAAAGGATGACCATGCCTTCGTCGTTTTCGAGACGGACGAGAAGGACTTCCACTTCATCGCCCACGGCGACTTCCGACGGATCGTCGAACTCGGTGGCGGAGATGGTTCCCTCGGATTTGTAGCCGATGTCGACGAGAAATTCGCGGGGGCGGACTTCCAGGATGCGGCCTTTGACAATGCTGCCTTCTTTGTATTTTTTTGTCGCGTTGGCGATCAGTTCTTGGACTTGCGTCATAACGGGTCCCGCGATGGCGGGAATAAGACTAACTATGGATACCTCGGTTCCGGTTTCGGCTGTTCGCGCCGGGGTCGGTGATCCCATTCGGGGCCGGCCGGAGCGGTCTGGCAGCATGTCAGCCGTGCCGAGGTGGCGCAAGCTGGAAAAAGCGGCGCGTTTTCTCTAGCTTGTTATTCATGGCCATGGAGAAAACTGTCCGCGCGGCGCGCTACCACTGCACGGGTTCGCCGGCGGAGGTGCTGCAGATCGACGAAGTCGCCTGTCCGCCGCCTGCGACGGGCGAAGTTTCCATCCGCATGCGGTGGGCGCCGGTAAATCCTGCGGATCTTAACATGTTGGAGGGCAAATACGGCGAGGCTCGTCCTTTGCCCGACGTGCCGGGCAACGAGGGTGCGGGTGTTGTCACCGCCGTCGGGCTGGGTGTCGATGCCTCATGGATCGGAAAAACCGTGCTTGTGGACCGCGAGGCTTGGCGCGAGGCGGGCAACTGGCCGGCGCAGAATCTCGTTGCGGTGCCGGAAAGTCTCGATGCGCATGCGGCTTGCGTGCTGCGCGTGAACCCGCCGACGGCGTTCCGCCTGCTGCATGACTTTGTCGGGCTTCATGCCGGCGATTGGATCGTCCAGAACGCGGCGACATCCGCCGTGGGTCGCGCGGTGATTGAAATCGCAAAACATCGCGGATGGAAAACGCTAAATGTCGTCCGCCGTCCCGAAGCCGCGGCGCCACTGCGCGAACTCGGCGCCGACGCGGTCGTGGTGGATGGTGAGAATATGGCCGCCGAGGCGGCCGCTTTGCTCGGAGGCTCAAGGCCCCGCCTCGGGCTAAACGCCGTCGGAGGCGCCTCGGCCACGCGTTTGGCCGGCCTGCTCGCGCCCGGCGGAACGCTGGCGACCTACGGCGCGATGAGCAAGGAAGCGCTGAAAATTCCCAACGGTTTTCTCATCTTCCGCGACCTTTGTTTCCGCGGATTCTGGCTTACGCGCTGGCTGAAGACCGCGGACGCCGCGGCGTGCACCTCCATGTTCGGTGAAATATTTCGGCTGGCCGCCGGGGGCTGTTTCCGTCCGCAGATTGCCGCGGAGTTCGCGCTGGAACAAGCGAAGGAAGCGGTCGCGTTGGCCGCCGGCGGAACCGTGCGGGGCAAAGTCCTACTGAAGCTCGCAGCGTGAAACATTTCGACATCGCCGCACCGGGCGATTATCCCAATCTTTTTCCATGAGTGTGCCGCATCTCGATGTCCGTTATGTCGCCGATCTCGTCCGTCTCCGCCTCAGCGCGGAGGAAATTGCCGAGTTCCAGCCGCAGCTGGACCACGTCCTTTCCTACATCGAGCAACTGCGCGAAGTGAACGTGGACGGCATCGAGCCGACGGCGCACGCGTTTCCCGTTTACAATGTTTTCCGCGCCGACGTGCCGCGCGACTGCTTCACCCAGGAGGAAGCAACGGCCAACGCCCCGCATTCGGGCAGCGGGCTCTTTCTTGTTCCGAAGGTAGTGGAGGGCTGATGGATATCTCCGGTCTCACCATTGCCGATGCCCGTCGCCGGTTGAAAGCGAAGGAGCTTTCGCCCGTCGAACTGGTCGATGCGGTCAACGCCGCGATCGAGAAGACCGATCCGCAGATCGGCGGCTATCTTTCGCGCGATTACGAGCGAGCCCGCGCCGCGGCCGCCAAGGCCGACGTCGATTTGCCGCTCGGTGGCATCCCGGTGGCGATCAAGGACGTGATCAACGTCAAGGGCGAGTCCTGCGCTTGCGCATCGAAGATCCTGCAGGGCTACACCGCGCCCTATGACGCGACGGTCATTACCAAATTGCGTGCGGCGGGAGCGATTCCTTTCGGGCGCACCAACATGGACGAGTTCGCCATGGGCTCATCGACCGAGAACTCGTCCGTGGGCATCACGCGCAATCCGCGCGACCCGGATCGGATTCCCGGTGGTTCGAGCGGCGGTTCGGCTGCGGTGGTCGCCGCCGGCGAAGCACTCGCGTCGCTCGGCTCCGACACGGGCGGCTCGATCCGCCAGCCGGCGGCGCTCTGCGGTTGCGTGGGATTGAAACCCAGCTACGGACGCGTTTCCCGTTTTGGCCTGGTCGCTTTCGCATCCTCGCTCGACCAGATCGGCCCCTTCACGCACACGGTGGAAGACGCCGCGCTCGTGTTGCAAGCCATCGCCGGCCACGATTCGAACGATTCGACGACACTCGATCTGCCCGTGCCGGATTATTCGGCGGGACTCAACAACGGCGTGAAAGGGATGAAGCTCGGCGTGCCGAAAGAGTATTTCGTCGATGGCATGGATGAGCAGGTCGAAGCCCGCGTGCGCGAGGCGATCGAGGTTTATCGCGGACTCGGGGCGGAAATCGTCGAAGTCTCTCTGCCGCACACCAAGTATGCCGTGGCCGATTATTACATCATCGCCACGGCGGAAGCTTCGGCGAATCTCGCGCGTTTCGACGGCGTTCGCTACGGACGCCGCGCCTCCGCACCGCAGGATCTGGCCGACCACTACGGGCGCACGCGCGGCGAGGGTTTCGGCCGTGAGGTGAAGCGCCGTATCATCCTCGGCACCTACGTTCTCAGCAGCGGTTATTACGACGCCTACTACCTGCGCGCGCAAAAAGTCCGCACTCTCATCCGCCGCGATTTCGAGGAAGCATTCAAAAAGGTGGACGGCCTGCTTTCCCCGACCTCGCCCGTGCCGGCTTTCAAAATCGGCGAACGCATGTCCGACCCGCTGCAGATGTATCTTGCCGATATTTTCACCATCGCCGCGAACCTCGCCGGTATCTGCGGCATCAGTGTGCCCTGCGGTGATGCCGATGTGGACGGGAAAAAGCTGCCGGTCGGTCTGCAAGTCATGGCCCCGGCCTTCGAAGAAGCCCGTCTGCTGCGTATCGCCCGCGCCTACGAGGCTTCTCGGAAATCGTGATGGGGCATTTTGCTCTGGCGCAGAGCCAGCCCGTCGCGTGGGCCGTGCTTGTGCTGTCGGCTGTGGCCATCGTCGGACTGGCCATCGCTTCGATCAAGGTGCGCGGGGTGGGGATCGGCATCGCCGGTGTTCTCTTCGCCGGAATCATTGCCGGTCATCTGGGTTTTTCCATCGACCACAGCATCATGGAATTTGTCCGCGAGTTCGGTCTGATCCTTTTTGTCTTCACCATCGGCCTGCAACTCGGCCCCAGCTTTTTCGCTTCGTTGCGCAGCCACGGTCTCAAGTTCAACGCGCTGGCCGCCGCAGTGGTCGTGCTCGGCGCAGGGATCACCCTGGCGTTCGCGGCGTTGTCCGGCGTCGATGTGCTCTCCGCCTGCGGTCTTTTCAGCGGCGCAACGACCAACACACCCTCGCTCGGTGCGACGCAGCAGACGGTTTCCGTGCTCGCTTCGCAATCGGGCAGCGCCATCACGCCTGACCGCGCGGCCCTGCCCGCGCTCGCTTACGCGGTCGGCTATCCCGTGGGCGTGTTCGGGATCATCGGAGTGATGTTGTTTTTCCGCAAAGTTTTCCGCGTTGATCTGGGGAAAGAGGTTGCCGCCTTCCGCGCCGAGCAACTCCAAGGGATCGAGCCGCTGGACCGCATGAGCCTCGTGGTGGAAAACGCGAATCTCGACGGAATCGAGATCGGCGACATCCCCGGGCGCCACGAGACAGGCGTGATGGTCTCGCGGATCAAGCGCAACGGTGCCGAGGAGGTGGAGGTCGCTACCGAGCGAACAATCGTGCACAAGGGCGACAAAATCCTCGCCGTGGGCCCGCGGCGCCAGCTCGAAGCTTTCCGCCTCATCGTCGGGCGCGAGAGCAGCGAGAACCTCATGCGCGTTCCGGGGCGGGTGGCGTTCCGCCGAGTTGTCGTCACACGCAAGGAAGTGCTGGGAAAAACCGTCGCCGCGCTGGGACTCGACGTGCTCTACGGTGTGGCCGTCACGCGCGTGTTGCGCGCCGATGTGGAAATGACCGCCGTGCCCGATTTGCAGCTGCAGTTCGGGGACTTCCTGCACGTGGTGGGCGACGAGGACAACATCGCCAAGGCGGCTGATCTGCTCGGAAACTCCCTGCAGGCACTCAACGAGACGAAATTCATCCCGATGTTCGTCGGCATCCTGCTCGGCGTGACTGCGGGGCTGGTGCCGTTCCAGTTCCCCGGTCTGCCCGTGCCCGTGCGTCTCGGGCTGGCCGGGGGGCCGCTTGTGCTCGCGATCCTGCTCGGCCGCATCGGCCGCATCGGGCCGCTCGTGTGGTATATGCCGGCCAACGCGAACTTGGCATTGCGCGAACTCGGCATCGTGCTCTTCCTTGCGTGCGTGGGGTTGAAAGCAGGCGAAAAGTTCGTGCCGACGCTGCTCAGCCACGACGGTCTTTTCTGGCTGGGCGGCGCGTTCGCAATAGCCCTGCTGCCGCTGCTCGCCGTCGGTTTGTTTGCCCGGCTCGCGCTGCGCGTGAACTTCATCGCCATCTGCGGCCTGCTCGCGGGAAGCATGACCGATCCGCCCGCGTTGGCGTTCGCCAACGCGATCAGCAAGTCCGATGCGCCGTCTGTGGCCTACGCGACCGTCTATCCGTTGACCATGCTCCTGCGCATCATATCCGCGCAGATCTTGGTGCTTTTGCTCGCCGGCTGAGGGTGCTCAGGAACCCGCGGGCACGATCTTCTCGATTTTTTCGAGCACCTGCATCGGGGGTTGCCATTCGTTGCCAGCCTGACCCGTCAGGTCCTTGCCGTTCTCGTCGATGAGCACGAGATAGGGAATGCCGTCGGAGGAATATTTCCGGAAGGTCTCGCTCTCAGCTTGGTCGAACTTGACCACAGGCCACGGCATCTTGTCACCTTCGATGTATTCTTTCATCGACGCCTCATCCCTGTCGGAGCTGACAAAAACCAACTCGAAGTTCGGGTGGGTCTTTTTGAAGTCCTTATACCACTCGACCAGCTTGGGCGTGAACATGCGGCAGGGCGGACACCAGTGGGCGGAGAAATAAAGCGCCGTGTATTTCGGCGAATCGCCGGCCGGCACATCGATGAGGTCGCCTTTGATCTCGTCGAAAAATCCGGCTTGTAGTGTGTTGAAAGCGAGGCCGAGGGCCGCGATGGATGTCAGGAGGAGTTTTGTTCTCATCGGCGGGAAGTTGCCCCGCACAACAACTTTTGGCAACTCCTGTGTGGGGCTTGTCCGGTTGTCTTCCGCCTCAACGGGGTGTATTCGTCCGGCGTGCGACTTTTGATCCTGCTGGCGTTTCTCGCCGCACCGGCTTTGGCCTCGCAGCCCATCGCGCGTGAGGAGGGGGCGATTTATCTTTCTGATTTTGATCTTCCGCAGGTGCGTCTGGCCATGCGCCAGGAAGCGCCGTGTTATTTCGAACTCCATGCCCGCCGGTTCGCCGGGATGTTGCGTTATCCGCAGGCGGTCAAGCTGGATGCGGTCGGCCCGGGCGGGATGCTGCGCGTGGTTGGCAATGCGCGCCAAGGCGGTGTCGCAGCGTGGGTTGACCAGGCCTTTCTCAATCCCTTGCCGGAAGGCTTTGTCGAAACGCTGCGCCGCGCGGAGAATCGCCGCAAAGAGGTCGATGCATTGATCGCGCGCAAGGAGATCGCCATCGGCATGACCACCGAAGAAGTGACGCGCAGTCTGGGCAAGCCGCAGAAACGTTCCAGCCGCTCCGGGCGCGAGGGCACGTCGCAAGTCTTCGAATACATCAAATACGAGCTTGTTCCGCAGACGGTCTTCACGCCTTCCTACGCGCAATCCATCACCGGCTACCGCCCTTCGCCGGGAGAGAAGCTCGAGACCGTGGTGATGCGCGGCAACTACGGCTACGGCGCTTCGACCATCTACGTCAAAGTCCCCGTCGGCACGGTGAAAGTGTCATTCGTCAACGGTATCGTCGAGTCAATCGAGCGGTCCGAGGGAACGCTGGCCGGCTCCCACGCCGGGGTCGTCGTCCCGCCGATCGAAGTCGGCTGGTGACTCTCCGCAGTGCGGCGGTTTGCTGCGTCGTGTTCCCCCGCTGCCCGGCCTGCAGCTACCGGGTCTGGTTGCGGAGGATAGTCTCGACCTTGGTCGCCTCGCTCACTTGGAAAGTGGCGATGTTCGTCCAACCTGTCGGCTTGTTCTCGGGGCTGAGCAGATCCCAGACCATCAGATCATACTTCGGGGTTATGATTGTGTTTGTGCCGTAGTTGTTTGTTCCGTGGAATTCCTCCGAAGCTTTGATGATTTGCGGAGCTATCTGCGAGTAGAGAGGGCCAGTCCCATAGCGGGGATAGAATAGATAAAGCCGTCGCGCTTTTCCGGGCAAGCCGCCCCCGCCTTGCGGACTGCGTTCGCGCAGAATGTTAGGAATGCGCAGACCGCCGAGCAACCGCAGCACATTCGCGCCGGTTTTGCTGAATTTGCCCGCAAAGTCCTCGGGCTTATCGAAGTCGTCCGCCCAATACCAACCGTCTTTCGGGTGCGGCCCCCACATGCCCTGTCCGTCCCAGACAATCAACGTGGAACCGGTGACTTTGCCCTCGCTGTCGGTCGGCAAAATGGAATCGGCCGGTTTGTCGGGTTCTCCATGGTAGCACGGCAGCATCGCCAAAAGATCCTTGTCCACCGTCTCGTTCTTTTTTCCCGCTCTTGGACCGTAGGGATTCGTGCCCTTTTTGTCTTTGATCAGCATGACATCCTGAATGCCGAGCGTTTTGATCAGCGGCCAAGCGGTGTCGAAGGGGTTCGGCGTCGGCCAGCCGCCCGACTCATTGTCGGTCCAAGGATCCTTGGTCACCACACGCGCGATCGGCATGAAGTTTTCGCTCTTCAGCAACTCCGGAAGGCTCGTCACCAGAAATGCTGCTTGTTTCTCGCCAAAATCCGAGAGCCCGTGCTGGTGGACTTGGACGTTGGTGCTGTTCGGGAGTGTGTAGTTCGGCCAATTCGGCGCCCAACTCGTTTTCCAATTGTTGAGTGCCGCATTGTTCTTGTCCTTGGCGTCGATGAACGGATCGCGATCTTCCCCGTGCCTGATGACAATCACGACGGGCAGAAGATTGTTTGAGTTGCTGCCTTGCGCTTGGAGGCCGGACGAGCAGGCCAAAAGTCCGAGGACGGCGAGGGGCAATATTTTCGATGTGTTCATTGGGTAGTTGGCTGGGGGACTTGGGTGGATTGTGACAACGAATGTGCCGACGGGGGTTTCCGGCTAAACTTGCCCGCCGAACCTACTCCTCATTCGTCCCCGCGCAACGACATTCGGAACGCCAACTTCGCTGCTGTTGTTGCCATCAAATCCGGACACCCCGTCCGCCGAGTCCCATTTTCCCCTTGCGGCGCAGGACGGTCCGGACAAAATCAACATACACTCCGCGGGTGTAGTTCAATGGTAGAACGGCAGCTTCCCAAGCTGCATACGAGGGTTCGATTCCCTTCACCCGCTTGCGCTAGCCGTTTTTTTCCGGGGTAAATCGCTGACGACAATAAGGGCTATGGTTTTGCTTTTGCCGGCTTCGGCATCGACGGGGGAAGAATTTTCAAGCGTGCCGCTTTGGCGAGCTGCCGCTGGCGCTCGTCGAAAGAACAAAAGGTGTCGGCTCCCAGCGACAGAGCCGATGCTGTTTGCAGGATATCCAACGAGCGCGCTGGAATGGTCGGGGTGTAGCGACGGGAAAGTTCCCGGGCCAGACGGAAAAGTTCGCTCTGCGGCGTGTCGCGCCGCGCGAGAATGCCGCTGGCAAGATCCGCTTCGATCTGGCGAAAGGCGGCATCGTGGGTCGCGCGTGTGATGATTCGCTCGCGAAGCGCGCGCCGGATTGTGTTCGTCACTTCCAACTCCGCCAGCAGCGTGTAGGGGATACTCTCGCGGAACTGCGCCGCGACCGGTAACGCATGCCTGTGAAAGAAATCACCCGGCAACAGCAGCGCCAGCAGGAAACTGGAATCACAAAAAGTCATTCGCCCCGGTCGCGGCAAAGCATCTGCACGGCGCTTTTCTCGTGGCGCCCGGGCGCAGGAGCAGCTCCGCCGAATCTCGCGCGAAAGTCGGGCTTGGAAACGGACGGGCCCGCCGGAAGCAGTCGCGCCACAACGCGCTTGCGTTTGGTGATGGCGATTTCCTGGCCCTCGAAAAGCAGGGCCTGCAAGCTGGGAAATGAGGTGCGAAGGTCGCGGACCGTGGCGGTTTTCATTGTGAATCAAATGTGATTCACATCGCACTGGCTGTCAACCGCGTCCGATGGTATCGATACGGATTTCATTGGCGGACAGTTTTGCGACGGCTTATGCTGTATTTGTGACAGCTCCCCGGCTGGCTCTATCGATCGTGGCAGCGCTGTTGCTTGCTGTCCCCTGTTTCGGACGTCTCGGCGAAACTTTCGATGGTTGCACCAAGCGCTACGGCAAGCATGTGCGGATCAGCAACGATGGCGGGGTCTATGTCTTCGAATCCTCGGGCTTCCGTATTTTTGCAGAATTCGACGACGGAAAAGTGGACCGCATTGCCTACAAAAAACTTCTCCCGACGAAAGACTACGTCGGTCCGCCGCTCCAAATCTCGATGAGCGAAATCCACGAGTTGCTCAACCGGAATTTCGGTGGCGGGAAATGGGAAACGCTTCATCCGGACCTTTACACGGTGGTTTACGAGTGCCCCGACAAAAAAATGTCTGCGGTCTATTCAACGCTGACCGGACGTCTGATCATCTTCACCGAAGCTGCCGGTCAGAATGCGCTCAAGGCCGCCGAGGAAGCTGCCCAGAAACAGCCCGAGGCCGCCGGCTTGGAGGGGTTGTGAGTTCTGCCCGGCTTGGGGCGTGACCGCGCAGGCTACGGCATGTAAACCCGTGCAGGGCTCGCGTCGCGGTTGAACATTCCGGCCGTCTGCAGAGTCTCATCTCAAGTCATGACCCGCCATATTCCGCTTCTCGCGTTGCTTTTGCCTTGTGCCGCCTTCGCCATGGAAATCAACCCTTCAAACCCGCAACCCCCGGTGATTCCTCTTCGGGATTTTTTCCGCAATCCAGTCGGGGCTGCTTACCAGGTCAGCCCCGGCGGCGACTATATTTCATGGCTCGCGCCTTGGGAAAACCGCCTCAACGTCTTCGTCCAGCCGGTCGATGGAAGCGCGAAACCGAGGCGGCTTACCGACGCGACCAAGCGCGACATCGCCGGCTATTTTTGGGCCGCGAAAGATCAGGTGGTCTATTTGCAGGACGACGGCGGGGACGAAAATTTCCACCTCTACGCGGTCAATGCGGATGGCACCGGCAAGCGCGACCTCACGCCGTTCCCGGGTGTCCGGGTGGGCGTGGTCGATGACCTGCGCGATGACGAGGACCATCTTCTCATAAGCATGAACAAGCGCGACGCGCGCGTGTTCGATGTCTTCCGCCTCAACACGCGCAGCGGCGAGATGGAACTCGTGGCCGAAAATCCCGGCAGCGTGTCCTCCTGGGTCACTGACCACGACGGCAAAGTGCGCGCCGCCGTGCAGACCGACGGAGTCAACACAGAAATGCTTTACCGCGAGACCGAGGACCAGCCATTCCGCAAAGTTCTGACCACCGATTTCCGCGAGAGTGTCGATCCGATGTTTTTCACTTACGACAACAAGGAACTTTACGCCACCTCCAACCTCGGGCGCGACAAGGCGGCCATTGTCCGTCTCGACCCTGCGACCGGCAAAGAACTCGAACTGCTTTTCGAGCATCCGGAGGTGGACACCGGTGGTCTTATCGGGTCCGACAAGCGCAAGGTACTCACCGCGGCCGTTTTCACGCGCGACAAGACCGAATACCATTTCTTCGACGAGTGGCGCCGAAATCTGCAGGAAAAGCTCGAGAAAAAGTTTCCCGGCTCCGAGGTTGCGCTCGTCTCCACCAACCGAGACGAGGACAAATTCATCGTCCGCACCCACAGCGACCGCACGCGCGGCGCATTCTGGTTCTACGACGACAAGATCGACGAATTGCGCAAGCTGTCCGATATCTCCCCTTGGCTCGACGAGAATCAACTGGCGCCGATGGTTCCCGTGCGCATCCCCGCGCGCGACGGCCTCGAGTTGCCCGGTTATCTCACGTTGCCGCCCGGGCTTGAGCCGAAAAATCTGCCGGCCGTGCTGTATGTCCACGGCGGACCTTGGGCGCGCGACGCGTGGGGATTCGACGGCACCGCGCAATTCCTCGCCAACCGCGGCTACGCGGTTTTGCAGGTCAACTACCGCGGTTCAACCGGCTACGGCCGTGCGTTTTGGGAAAAAGGCTTCAAGCAATGGGGCAAATCAATGCAGGACGATCTCACCGATGCATCCAAGTGGCTCGTCGAAGAGGGCATCGCCGACCCGAAACGCATCGCGATTTACGGCGGCAGTTACGGCGGCTATGCAGCGCTGGCCGGCATGGCGCTCACCCCCGGAGTCTATGCCGCGGGCATCAGTTTCGTCGGACCTTCCAATTTGTTCACGCTTCTCGCGACTGTCCCGCCTTACTGGGAGCCGATGCGGAAGATGAACTACGAAATGATCGGTGATCCCGAGAAGGAAAAGGAACTGCTCACTGCCGCGTCGCCGCTTTTCTCCGCCGACAAGATCGGAGCCCCGTTGCTCATCGCCCAGGGCGCCAACGATCCGCGGGTGAAAAAGGCCGAAAGCGACCAGATTGTCGAGGCGCTGAAAAGACGCGGGATCGACGTGCCTTACATAGTGAAAAGCAACGAAGGCCATGGCTTCGCCAACGAGGAAAACCGCCTCTACTTCTACCGTGCCGTCGAGCGCTTCCTTGCGCGGCATTTGGGCGGACGCACCGAGCAAAGCGACGAAAAAATCTCGGAGTTGGAATCCTCTTCCTCCGGATCGTAGGCCTGCACGAGGTGTCGGACGTTTGCCGAAGGGCGGTGTCGCGGTTGAACCTCCATCTTCAATTGTTGTGCGAAGAAAAGGCCCCGGGTTTCCCCGGGGCCTGCTTGTTCCCATTGGTTGCCGCGGTCAGGGACTCCTGCTCAGGTAGAGCAGCGCCCATGCAGACGGTGCACATCCCTCAGTGGTTTCGTTGTGCCACGAGAGGTTGAGGTTGTCGCACAGCGTCGAGAGCAAGGCGTAGGTATAGCCCGTGGGCAACGGACCCCCGCCGAGCGCGTTTTCGGCCGCTGCGAGGATCTGGCGCACCGTGAACCCGCTTAGCGCATCGCCCGGGTTCTTGTAATACAAGTCGCCCAGACCTGCGGGTGTCGCGCCGCCGTCGCTGAGCGCGATATTCAGCTTCAGCGCGAGAACTTGCCCGCCGAAGACGCCGGAAGACGAATTCGTCGGATCGACCAAATCGGCGGTGAGTTTGTTCGGCATGCCTCCGGCCGGAAGGTAGTCCTGCACTGCAAGCGCCGAACTGAACTTCGTCGAGTGGCCGCCGCTTCCTGGGGTGCCGACCTCCACGCCAAAGCCCCGTAACAACTGCTCGATACGGCAGATGGTTTCCCTCGCAAGCTGCCTAAGGGAGCGCCAATGCATTAAGAATTGCGCGGGCGGGTGTCGTTGAGGAGGGGGTGATGAGTTGGGCGCGGACGGCGGTGAATTCATCCCGCATCGAGCGGCGGCAGGATACGTCATCGAGGAGTCGCAGTGCTTCGGAGGCGAGGGAATCCGGCGTGGCGTCGTGCTGGATGAACTCTTTGACGATTTCTTTCCCGGCCAAGAGGTTGGCCATGCCGAGATAGGGGACTTTCACGACGGCGCGGCCGACGATGTAGGTGAGGGGAGCGATTTTGTAAACCAGGGCGTAGGGGAGTCCGCACAATGTCGCCTCGAGCGTGGCCGTTCCGGAGGCAACGAGTCCTGCGGATGCGGTGAGCATGAGATCGCCGGCGTTGCGCAGGCCGATATCGCAGCCCACGCCGGCCTTTGCCGCCATGCCGCGCATGAGGATTTGCAATTTCTCCGAGGAGGCCGCGGAAGCGAAGACGGTTCGCGGACGGCGTGCGAGAATCTGCTTCGCGGCACCGAGCATGACGGGAAAAATTTTGCGCACTTCTCGCTCGCGGCTGCCCGGAAGAAGCGCAAGCAGATCGGGGTTGCGCGCTTCGTCGCCGGCGGGTTCGATCTTTGCGGCCATGGGATGTCCGACAAAATCGGTGTGAAGCCCGGATTTTTCGTAGAGGTCCTTTTCAAACGGGAAAATGCAAAACATGCGA encodes the following:
- a CDS encoding zinc-binding dehydrogenase — its product is MAMEKTVRAARYHCTGSPAEVLQIDEVACPPPATGEVSIRMRWAPVNPADLNMLEGKYGEARPLPDVPGNEGAGVVTAVGLGVDASWIGKTVLVDREAWREAGNWPAQNLVAVPESLDAHAACVLRVNPPTAFRLLHDFVGLHAGDWIVQNAATSAVGRAVIEIAKHRGWKTLNVVRRPEAAAPLRELGADAVVVDGENMAAEAAALLGGSRPRLGLNAVGGASATRLAGLLAPGGTLATYGAMSKEALKIPNGFLIFRDLCFRGFWLTRWLKTADAAACTSMFGEIFRLAAGGCFRPQIAAEFALEQAKEAVALAAGGTVRGKVLLKLAA
- the gatC gene encoding Asp-tRNA(Asn)/Glu-tRNA(Gln) amidotransferase subunit GatC, with translation MSVPHLDVRYVADLVRLRLSAEEIAEFQPQLDHVLSYIEQLREVNVDGIEPTAHAFPVYNVFRADVPRDCFTQEEATANAPHSGSGLFLVPKVVEG
- the gatA gene encoding Asp-tRNA(Asn)/Glu-tRNA(Gln) amidotransferase subunit GatA — protein: MDISGLTIADARRRLKAKELSPVELVDAVNAAIEKTDPQIGGYLSRDYERARAAAAKADVDLPLGGIPVAIKDVINVKGESCACASKILQGYTAPYDATVITKLRAAGAIPFGRTNMDEFAMGSSTENSSVGITRNPRDPDRIPGGSSGGSAAVVAAGEALASLGSDTGGSIRQPAALCGCVGLKPSYGRVSRFGLVAFASSLDQIGPFTHTVEDAALVLQAIAGHDSNDSTTLDLPVPDYSAGLNNGVKGMKLGVPKEYFVDGMDEQVEARVREAIEVYRGLGAEIVEVSLPHTKYAVADYYIIATAEASANLARFDGVRYGRRASAPQDLADHYGRTRGEGFGREVKRRIILGTYVLSSGYYDAYYLRAQKVRTLIRRDFEEAFKKVDGLLSPTSPVPAFKIGERMSDPLQMYLADIFTIAANLAGICGISVPCGDADVDGKKLPVGLQVMAPAFEEARLLRIARAYEASRKS
- a CDS encoding putative transporter; the protein is MGHFALAQSQPVAWAVLVLSAVAIVGLAIASIKVRGVGIGIAGVLFAGIIAGHLGFSIDHSIMEFVREFGLILFVFTIGLQLGPSFFASLRSHGLKFNALAAAVVVLGAGITLAFAALSGVDVLSACGLFSGATTNTPSLGATQQTVSVLASQSGSAITPDRAALPALAYAVGYPVGVFGIIGVMLFFRKVFRVDLGKEVAAFRAEQLQGIEPLDRMSLVVENANLDGIEIGDIPGRHETGVMVSRIKRNGAEEVEVATERTIVHKGDKILAVGPRRQLEAFRLIVGRESSENLMRVPGRVAFRRVVVTRKEVLGKTVAALGLDVLYGVAVTRVLRADVEMTAVPDLQLQFGDFLHVVGDEDNIAKAADLLGNSLQALNETKFIPMFVGILLGVTAGLVPFQFPGLPVPVRLGLAGGPLVLAILLGRIGRIGPLVWYMPANANLALRELGIVLFLACVGLKAGEKFVPTLLSHDGLFWLGGAFAIALLPLLAVGLFARLALRVNFIAICGLLAGSMTDPPALAFANAISKSDAPSVAYATVYPLTMLLRIISAQILVLLLAG
- a CDS encoding redoxin domain-containing protein, which codes for MEFEITRRFLAHGQTHLRKIKIRKINRPLLTRDGLRGQSRCGEKRQQDQKSHAGRIHPVEAEDNRTSPTQELPKVVVRGNFPPMRTKLLLTSIAALGLAFNTLQAGFFDEIKGDLIDVPAGDSPKYTALYFSAHWCPPCRMFTPKLVEWYKDFKKTHPNFELVFVSSDRDEASMKEYIEGDKMPWPVVKFDQAESETFRKYSSDGIPYLVLIDENGKDLTGQAGNEWQPPMQVLEKIEKIVPAGS
- a CDS encoding type II toxin-antitoxin system VapC family toxin; the protein is MTFCDSSFLLALLLPGDFFHRHALPVAAQFRESIPYTLLAELEVTNTIRRALRERIITRATHDAAFRQIEADLASGILARRDTPQSELFRLARELSRRYTPTIPARSLDILQTASALSLGADTFCSFDERQRQLAKAARLKILPPSMPKPAKAKP
- a CDS encoding S9 family peptidase, with product MTRHIPLLALLLPCAAFAMEINPSNPQPPVIPLRDFFRNPVGAAYQVSPGGDYISWLAPWENRLNVFVQPVDGSAKPRRLTDATKRDIAGYFWAAKDQVVYLQDDGGDENFHLYAVNADGTGKRDLTPFPGVRVGVVDDLRDDEDHLLISMNKRDARVFDVFRLNTRSGEMELVAENPGSVSSWVTDHDGKVRAAVQTDGVNTEMLYRETEDQPFRKVLTTDFRESVDPMFFTYDNKELYATSNLGRDKAAIVRLDPATGKELELLFEHPEVDTGGLIGSDKRKVLTAAVFTRDKTEYHFFDEWRRNLQEKLEKKFPGSEVALVSTNRDEDKFIVRTHSDRTRGAFWFYDDKIDELRKLSDISPWLDENQLAPMVPVRIPARDGLELPGYLTLPPGLEPKNLPAVLYVHGGPWARDAWGFDGTAQFLANRGYAVLQVNYRGSTGYGRAFWEKGFKQWGKSMQDDLTDASKWLVEEGIADPKRIAIYGGSYGGYAALAGMALTPGVYAAGISFVGPSNLFTLLATVPPYWEPMRKMNYEMIGDPEKEKELLTAASPLFSADKIGAPLLIAQGANDPRVKKAESDQIVEALKRRGIDVPYIVKSNEGHGFANEENRLYFYRAVERFLARHLGGRTEQSDEKISELESSSSGS
- the lpxB gene encoding lipid-A-disaccharide synthase, with the translated sequence MRIFVIAGETSGDTHAAALLSELESLRPGLEIAGLGGPKLHALSPQVEDWTHDAAVVGLWDVLRRYGWFRRKFREALDQLALEKPDAVLFVDYPGFNLRMAKALQPRRPALKLLYYISPQVWAWNRARIPRMARWLDRMFCIFPFEKDLYEKSGLHTDFVGHPMAAKIEPAGDEARNPDLLALLPGSREREVRKIFPVMLGAAKQILARRPRTVFASAASSEKLQILMRGMAAKAGVGCDIGLRNAGDLMLTASAGLVASGTATLEATLCGLPYALVYKIAPLTYIVGRAVVKVPYLGMANLLAGKEIVKEFIQHDATPDSLASEALRLLDDVSCRRSMRDEFTAVRAQLITPSSTTPARAILNALALP